From Camelina sativa cultivar DH55 chromosome 20, Cs, whole genome shotgun sequence, the proteins below share one genomic window:
- the LOC104771211 gene encoding pentatricopeptide repeat-containing protein At5g27460 — MLIRCVAKTIFPSAGVAAARLVSSLADGLDTVVVPHRKEILRKTGRRRSVPSLLQERIDSGHAVTLSELRLISKRLIRSNRHDLALQMIEWMEENQKDVQLSANDIALKLELIIKAHGLKQAEEYFEQLLDTCVSSRVAKSVYLPLLRAYVKRKLVKEAEALMEKLNRLGFLVTPHPFNEMMKLYEASYQFEKVVMVVSMMKGNKIPRNVLSYNLWMNACCEVDCVEGVETVYKEMVGDKSVEVGWSSLCTLANVYIKCGFDDKAKLVLESAEKKLNRSNRLGYFFLITLYSSLGNKEGVVRLWEASKSVGDRISCANYICVLSSLVKIGDLEEAESVFSEWEAQCFNYDVRVSNVLLGAYVRKGDILKAESLHSRVLERGGNPNYKTWEILMEGWVKCQHMEKAIDAMHRAFELMKGCHWRPSQNIVMAIAEYFEKEEKIEEATAYVRDLHRLGLASLPLYRLLLRMHEHAQMPAFDIYEMMKLDKIRIVL; from the exons ATGCTGATTCGTTGCGTTGCGAAGACGATATTTCCCAGCGCCGGCGTAGCAGCAGCGAGGCTCGTATCTTCACTTGCTGATGGTTTGGATACCGTAGTAGTACCTCACCGGAAGGAGATACTGAGAAAGACCGGTCGACGACGCAGCGTTCCCTCTCTGCTTCAGGAACGGATCGACTCTGGCCACGCCGTCACGTTATCCGAGCTCCGGCTAATCTCCAAGCGTCTCATTAGATCTAATCGCCACGATCTGGCACTCCAG atgatagaGTGGATGGAGGAGAATCAAAAAGATGTTCAATTAAGTGCTAATGACATTGCCCTTAAACTAGAGCTGATCATCAAAGCTCATGGTTTGAAACAAGCAGAGGAGTATTTTGAGCAACTACTAGATACTTGTGTGTCTAGCAGAGTAGCGAAATCAGTTTACCTCCCTCTTCTTCGTGCTTATGTGAAGAGGAAACTGGTTAAAGAAGCAGAAGCTCTCATGGAGAAGCTGAATAGATTGGGGTTTCTTGTTACTCCGCATCCGTTTAATGAGATGATGAAGCTTTATGAAGCTAGTTACCAGTTTGAGAAAGTGGTTATGGTTGTTTCGATGATGAAAGGGAATAAGATACCGAGAAATGTTCTTTCGTATAATCTTTGGATGAATGCTTGTTGTGAGGTAGATTGTGTTGAGGGTGTGGAAACGGTTTATAAGGAAATGGTTGGTGATAAGAGTGTTGAAGTTGGTTGGAGTTCGTTGTGTACTTTGGCTAATGTTTATATTAAGTGTGGTTTTGATGACAAGGCTAAGTTGGTTCTTGAGAGTGCGGAAAAGAAGTTGAATAGAAGCAACAGGCTTGGATATTTCTTTCTCATCACGCTTTACTCGTCTTTAGGGAATAAGGAAGGAGTTGTTCGTCTTTGGGAAGCTTCTAAATCGGTTGGTGATAGGATTAGTTGTGCGAATTACATATGCGTGTTGTCATCATTGGTGAAAATTGGTGATCTTGAAGAGGCTGAGAGTGTCTTTAGCGAGTGGGAGGCTCAATGCTTTAACTATGATGTCAGGGTCTCCAATGTTCTTTTGGGTGCTTATGTGCGTAAGGGAGATATCCTCAAAGCCGAGTCGTTGCACAGCCGTGTATTGGAGAGAGGAGGTAATCCAAACTACAAGACTTGGGAAATTTTAATGGAGGGATGGGTGAAATGTCAACATATGGAGAAAGCCATCGATGCTATGCACAGAGCGTTTGAACTAATGAAGGGGTGTCATTGGAGACCATCGCAAAACATTGTCATGGCAATTGCCGAGTACTttgagaaggaggagaagattgaggaagcaacTGCATATGTTAGAGATTTGCATCGTCTTGGTCTTGCAAGCTTACCGTTGTATAGATTGTTGCTTAGAATGCATGAACACGCTCAGATGCCAGCTTTTGACATCTATGAAATGATGAAGTTGGACAAAATCCGAATAGTTTTGTAA
- the LOC104771212 gene encoding mevalonate kinase, whose translation MEVKARAPGKIILAGEHAVVHGSTAVAAAIDLYTYVTLTFPLQSAENNDRLILQLKDISLEFSWSLARVKEAIPYDSSTSCRSTPASCTDETLKSIAVLVEEQNLPKDKIWLSSGISTFLYLYTRIIGFNPATVVINSELPYGSGLGSSAALCVALTAALLASSISDKTRGSGWSSLDETNLELLNKWAFEGEKIIHGKPSGIDNTVSAYGNMIKFCSGEITRLQSNMPLRMLITNTRVGRNTKALVSGVSQRAVRHPDVMKSVFNAVDSISKELAAIIQSKDETSVTEKEESIKELMEMNQGLLQSMGVSHSSIETVIQTTVKHKLVSKLTGAGGGGCVLTLLPTGTVVDKVVEELESSGFQCFTASIGGNGAQVCF comes from the exons atgGAAGTGAAAGCGAGAGCTCCTGGGAAGATCATACTCGCAGGCGAACACGCTGTTGTCCATGGATCTACTGCAGTAGCTGCAGCCATTGATCTCTATACTTATGTTACTCTTACCTTTCCTCTTCAATcag ctGAGAACAACGATAGGCTTATACTCCAGCTCAAGGACATTTCGTTGGAGTTTTCCTGGTCCTTAGCTAGAGTCAAAGAAGCGATTCCTTATGATTCAAGCACTTCGTGTCGTTCAACTCCGGCTTCATGTACAGACGAGACCCTTAAATCAATTGCAGTTTTGGTTGAAGAGCAAAATCTTCCAAAGGACAAGATCTGGCTCTCCTCGGGGATCTCCACGTTTCTCTATTTATACACCAGAATTATAGG gtTTAATCCGGCTACAGTCGTCATTAACTCTGAGCTTCCATACGGATCTGGCCTCGGTTCATCAGCAGCTCTATGTGTAGCTCTCACAGCTGCTCTTCTCGCTTCTTCTATTTCAGACAAAACCCGTGGTAGTGGTTGGTCATCTCTCGATGAGACCAATCTTGAGTTGCTAAATAAATGGGCTTTTGAAGGCGAAAAGATCATCCATGGGAAACCTTCTGGGATAGACAACACCGTCAGTGCATACG GCAACATGATCAAGTTCTGCTCAGGCGAGATAACTCGGTTACAGTCCAACATGCCTCTGAGAATGCTGATCACCAACACTAGAGTCGGGCGGAACACAAAAGCTCTGGTCTCTGGTGTGTCACAGAGAGCGGTGAGACATCCTGATGTGATGAAGTCAGTGTTCAACGCCGTGGATTCTATAAGTAAAGAGCTCGCTGCGATCATTCAATCTAAAGACGAGACCTCAGTtacagagaaagaagagagtatAAAAGAACTCATGGAGATGAACCAAGGTCTGCTCCAGTCAATGGGGGTTAGCCATAGCTCGATCGAGACTGTGATTCAAACCACGGTCAAGCACAAGCTTGTGTCCAAACTGACAGGAGCTGGTGGCGGCGGCTGCGTCCTCACTCTATTACCAACCG GGACGGTGGTGGACAAAGTGGTGGAGGAGCTCGAGTCCAGCGGTTTTCAGTGTTTCACAGCGTCGATCGGTGGTAACGGAGCTCAAGTTTGCTTTTGA
- the LOC104771213 gene encoding uncharacterized protein LOC104771213, giving the protein MTLLHLTSNLNGFHLLNPQQSPKLSSISRVSLLISHRTQFQSLVLCAKKSNKRVGYRRITRLLFNSLSLLSPILQILPQPLDLVVADLGGVDGGGGGRGGGLGFWKGWGRFDGWRRKRNRVPILVFVCVILWIYGFCRISRIEIKRELVLKVLGICLFGVTMVKELKREARVLVFGFLFCVASLVLGFKKESFVKLVSRVRSCSSVLLSNKRSRRRV; this is encoded by the coding sequence AtgactcttcttcatctcacaTCGAACCTCAATGGGTTTCATCTGCTTAATCCACAACAAAGTCCGAAACTTTCATCGATATCTAGAGTGTCTCTGTTGATTTCACATCGAACCCAGTTCCAAAGTTTGGTTCTTTGTGCAAAGAAGAGTAATAAAAGAGTTGGGTACCGAAGAATCACGAGGCTTCTGTTCAATTCTCTGTCTTTACTCTCCCCTATTCTCCAGATTTTGCCTCAGCCGTTGGATCTCGTCGTTGCTGATTTGGGCGGCGTAGATGGAGGAGGCGGAGGAAGAGGAGGtgggttagggttttggaaaGGATGGGGAAGATTTGATGGATGGAGAAGGAAACGTAACAGAGTaccaattttggtttttgtttgtgtgattcttTGGATTTATGGTTTCTGCAGAATCTCTAGGATAGAGATTAAGAGAGAATTGGTTTTGAAGGTTTTGgggatttgtttgtttggtgtcaCAATGGTGAAAGAGTTGAAGAGAGAGGCTAGAGTTTTGGTGTTTGGGTTTCTTTTTTGCGTTGCTTCATTGGTTCTTGGATTCAAGAAAGAGAGTTTTGTGAAATTAGTTTCGAGAGTTAGATCTtgttcttcagttcttctttcTAATAAGAGAAGTCGTAGAAGAGTGTAA
- the LOC104771214 gene encoding signal peptidase complex subunit 3B gives MHSFGYRANALLTFAVTILAFICAIASFSDNFSNQTPSAQIQILNINWFQKQPHGNDEVSLTLNVTADLQSLFTWNTKQVFAFVAAEYETSKNALNQVSLWDAIIPEKEHAKFWIQISNKYRFIDQGHNLRGKDFNLTLHWHVMPKTGKMFADKIVMSGYRLPNAYR, from the exons ATGCATTCTTTTGGTTACAGAGCCAATGCTCTGCTCACATTCGCCGTGACGATTCTGGCTTTCATTTGTGCGATTGCTTCCTTCTCTGATAACTTCAGTAACCAAACTCCCTCTGCTCAGATCCAG ATATTAAATATCAATTGGTTTCAGAAGCAACCCCATGGAAATGATGAG GTCAGCTTGACACTGAACGTAACAGCAGACTTGCAGTCACTATTTACTTGGAACACAAAGCAG GTATTTGCTTTTGTAGCAGCAGAGTATGAAACCTCAAAGAATGCCCTGAACCAG GTGTCTCTATGGGATGCCATAATACCCGAGAAAGAGCATGCCAAGTTCTGGATACAAATTTCAAACAAGTACCGTTTCATAGATCAG GGACACAACCTCCGAGGGAAGGACTTCAACTTGACACTGCACTGGCATGTCATGCCCAAGACTGGCAAGATGTTTGCTGACAAAATAGTTATGTCTGGTTATCGGTTACCCAATGCatacagatga
- the LOC104771215 gene encoding E3 ubiquitin-protein ligase ATL31: MDPIKHISLQLLVLFSLLLSLASGQSNQPDPRNDPYAYSGKLSPAMAVVVVVVIAALFFMGFFTVYLRHCTGVVDSSVTPTGGAARRRVTNATVARGLDVETIETFPTFVYSEVKTQKIGKGALECAICLNEFEDDETLRLLPKCDHVFHPQCIGAWLQGHVTCPVCRTNLAEETTTQTAEPAEPDVVVEMDLESAIPEPAVELPRVKFPRSHTTGHSVVLPGESTDRFTLRLPEDLRKKIMANWKLNRSNSLLVLPRGGSSRSGKPVDRSRAKSDRWLFRKTPSFLWRNRDDGSIRLGGTGSIKTNEVTSPTGDSVPADRWAFLRNPSFLWRNTTPVPSPRVGVNKDGEGTSSVQHTGTANGSVRLPV, encoded by the coding sequence ATGGATCCCATAAAGCATATCTCTTTACAACTTCTTGTCTTGTTCTCCCTACTACTATCTCTGGCATCGGGTCAATCAAACCAACCCGACCCGAGAAATGACCCGTATGCTTACAGCGGCAAGCTAAGTCCAGCCATGGCTGTCGTCGTGGTCGTCGTAATCGCAGCTCTCTTCTTCATGGGCTTCTTCACCGTTTACTTACGTCACTGTACTGGAGTAGTCGACAGCAGCGTTACTCCCACGGGAGGAGCAGCGAGGAGGAGGGTGACCAACGCGACGGTGGCGCGTGGCTTAGACGTGGAGACGATCGAGACGTTTCCGACGTTCGTCTACTCGGAAGTGAAGACTCAGAAGATCGGCAAAGGAGCGTTGGAGTGTGCGATTTGTCTGAACGAATTCGAAGACGACGAAACGCTGCGTTTGTTGCCTAAATGTGATCACGTGTTTCATCCTCAGTGTATCGGCGCGTGGCTACAAGGTCACGTGACTTGTCCTGTTTGTCGGACTAATCTCGCTGAAGAGACGACGACGCAGACAGCTGAACCGGCCGAACCGGATGTGGTGGTTGAAATGGATCTTGAATCGGCGATACCTGAACCGGCGGTGGAACTCCCACGTGTTAAATTCCCGAGGTCACATACGACGGGGCATTCCGTGGTGTTACCGGGAGAGAGTACCGACCGGTTTACGCTTAGATTACCGGAAGATTTAAGGAAGAAGATAATGGCGAATTGGAAATTGAACCGGTCCAATAGTTTACTTGTTTTACCGAGAGGAGGAAGCTCCAGGAGTGGTAAACCGGTTGATAGGTCGAGGGCTAAATCGGATCGGTGGTTGTTCCGTAAAACGCCGTCGTTTCTGTGGCGGAACCGGGATGATGGTTCGATTAGACTAGGTGGTACCGGCAGCATAAAAACAAATGAAGTGACAAGTCCGACCGGGGATTCGGTTCCAGCAGACCGGTGGGCTTTTCTAAGAAACCCATCGTTTCTGTGGAGGAATACGACGCCGGTTCCTTCGCCGAGGGTTGGAGTCAATAAGGACGGTGAAGGAACCTCGTCGGTTCAACATACCGGTACGGCTAACGGTTCTGTTAGATTACCGGTTTAG